A stretch of Neisseria subflava DNA encodes these proteins:
- a CDS encoding histone deacetylase family protein yields the protein MLKKIIWRVRTLLRRLLGKNARTVWISHPIFLQHQPGTNHPDKPERISAIQAALKKEGIWRHLQTAEAPEIKDAQLALVHSRNYLHELEAAQPLPGKIHRIDDDTVICHDSLKAARFAAGAVVKAVDMVMNKKAWHAFCAIRPPGHHAHSNSASGFCLVNNTAAGVMHAIAQYRLQRIAVIDFDAHFGDGTAEILQDDPRVMFFNLFETDIFPFPEAEQYAGSKNMLHTPLKPGTGSRIFRTTIREQWLPKLTAFRPELVLLSAGFDGHKQDETGRLNLHEADFAWLTHKIVQATASCQGRVVSVLEGGYTLESLSKSAAAHIRVLAGLSKADYVIAYQKHLKRGKSNNPTP from the coding sequence ATGCTTAAAAAAATCATTTGGCGCGTGCGTACCCTACTGCGTCGATTACTTGGCAAAAATGCCCGCACCGTATGGATTTCCCATCCGATATTTCTGCAGCACCAACCGGGCACCAACCACCCCGACAAGCCAGAACGCATCAGCGCCATTCAAGCCGCCTTAAAAAAGGAAGGCATTTGGCGTCATCTGCAAACCGCTGAAGCACCCGAAATCAAAGATGCGCAACTGGCATTGGTCCACTCACGCAATTATCTGCACGAATTGGAAGCTGCCCAGCCGCTTCCCGGCAAAATCCACCGCATCGATGACGATACGGTCATCTGCCACGACTCCCTCAAAGCCGCCCGTTTTGCGGCCGGAGCCGTTGTCAAGGCAGTCGATATGGTGATGAACAAAAAGGCATGGCATGCTTTTTGCGCCATCCGCCCACCCGGCCACCATGCCCACAGCAACAGCGCCAGCGGATTCTGCCTCGTCAACAACACCGCCGCCGGCGTGATGCACGCCATTGCCCAGTACCGCCTGCAACGCATCGCCGTCATCGATTTCGACGCCCACTTCGGCGACGGTACGGCGGAGATTCTCCAAGACGATCCGCGCGTGATGTTTTTCAACCTGTTTGAAACCGACATCTTCCCCTTCCCGGAGGCGGAACAATACGCCGGCAGCAAAAATATGCTGCATACACCCCTCAAACCGGGCACAGGCAGCCGTATCTTCCGCACGACCATCCGCGAACAATGGCTGCCCAAGCTCACGGCTTTCCGTCCCGAGTTGGTGTTGCTTTCAGCCGGTTTTGACGGGCACAAACAAGACGAAACAGGCCGTCTGAACCTGCATGAAGCTGATTTTGCCTGGCTGACGCACAAAATCGTCCAAGCAACGGCAAGCTGTCAGGGACGTGTCGTTTCCGTACTGGAAGGCGGCTACACCTTGGAATCCCTGTCCAAATCCGCCGCCGCCCACATCCGCGTATTGGCGGGCTTAAGCAAGGCCGACTACGTCATCGCCTACCAAAAGCATCTGAAGCGCGGCAAAAGTAACAATCCTACACCATAA
- a CDS encoding peptide chain release factor 3: MSQEILDQVRRRRTFAIISHPDAGKTTLTEKLLLFSGAIQSAGTVKGKKTGKFATSDWMEIEKQRGISVASSVMQFDYKDHTVNLLDTPGHQDFSEDTYRVLTAVDSALMVIDAAKGVEAQTIKLLNVCRLRNTPIVTFMNKYDREVRDSLELLDEVENILQIRCAPVTWPIGMGKNFKGVYHILNDEIYLFEAGGERLPHEFDIIKGIDNPELEQRFPLEIQQLRDEIELVQAASNEFNLDEFLAGELTPVFFGSAINNFGIQEILNSLIEWAPAPKPRDATVRMVEPDEPKFSGFIFKIQANMDPKHRDRIAFLRVCSGKFERGMKMKHLRINREIAASSVVTFMSHDRELVEEAYAGDIIGIPNHGNIQIGDSFSEGEQLAFTGIPFFAPELFRSVRIKNPLKIKQLQKGLQQLGEEGAVQVFKPMSGADLILGAVGVLQFEVVTSRLANEYGVEAVFDSASIWSARWVSCEDKKKLAEFEKANAGNLAIDAGGNLAYLAPNRVNLNLTQERWPDIVFHETREHSVKL; this comes from the coding sequence ATGTCCCAAGAAATCCTCGACCAAGTGCGCCGCCGCCGCACGTTTGCCATCATCTCCCACCCCGACGCGGGTAAAACCACGCTGACCGAAAAACTGCTGCTGTTTTCAGGTGCGATTCAAAGCGCGGGTACGGTAAAAGGCAAGAAAACCGGCAAATTCGCCACCTCCGACTGGATGGAAATCGAGAAGCAGCGCGGCATTTCCGTGGCATCAAGCGTGATGCAGTTCGACTACAAAGACCATACCGTCAACCTCTTGGACACGCCGGGACACCAAGACTTCTCCGAAGATACCTACCGCGTATTGACCGCCGTGGACAGCGCCTTGATGGTCATCGACGCGGCAAAAGGCGTGGAAGCGCAAACCATCAAACTCTTGAACGTCTGCCGCCTGCGCAATACGCCGATTGTCACGTTCATGAACAAATACGACCGCGAAGTGCGCGATTCTCTGGAATTGCTGGACGAAGTGGAAAACATCCTGCAAATCCGCTGCGCGCCCGTAACCTGGCCGATCGGCATGGGCAAAAACTTCAAAGGCGTGTACCACATCCTGAACGACGAAATCTATCTCTTTGAAGCCGGCGGCGAACGCCTGCCGCACGAGTTCGACATCATCAAAGGCATAGACAATCCTGAATTGGAACAACGCTTTCCGTTGGAAATCCAACAGTTGCGCGACGAAATCGAATTGGTGCAGGCTGCTTCCAACGAGTTCAACCTTGACGAATTTCTTGCCGGCGAACTCACGCCCGTGTTCTTCGGTTCGGCGATTAACAACTTCGGTATTCAGGAAATCCTCAATTCATTGATTGAATGGGCGCCTGCGCCGAAACCGCGCGACGCGACCGTACGCATGGTCGAGCCGGACGAGCCGAAATTTTCCGGATTTATCTTCAAAATCCAAGCCAATATGGACCCGAAACACCGCGACCGCATCGCCTTCTTACGCGTCTGCTCCGGTAAATTCGAGCGCGGCATGAAGATGAAACACCTGCGTATTAACCGCGAAATCGCCGCCTCCAGCGTGGTAACCTTCATGTCGCACGACCGTGAGCTGGTGGAAGAAGCCTACGCGGGCGACATCATCGGTATCCCGAACCACGGCAACATCCAAATCGGCGACAGCTTCTCCGAAGGCGAACAACTGGCGTTTACCGGCATCCCCTTCTTCGCACCCGAACTGTTCCGCAGCGTCCGCATCAAAAACCCGCTGAAAATCAAACAACTGCAAAAAGGTTTGCAACAGCTTGGCGAAGAAGGCGCGGTACAGGTCTTCAAACCGATGAGCGGCGCAGATTTGATTTTGGGCGCGGTCGGCGTGTTGCAGTTTGAAGTTGTTACCTCGCGGCTGGCCAACGAATACGGCGTAGAAGCCGTGTTCGACAGCGCATCCATCTGGTCGGCGCGCTGGGTATCGTGCGAAGACAAGAAAAAGCTGGCGGAATTTGAAAAAGCTAACGCAGGCAATCTGGCGATAGACGCAGGCGGCAACCTCGCCTACCTCGCGCCTAACCGCGTCAACCTGAATCTGACACAAGAACGCTGGCCGGACATCGTGTTCCACGAAACACGCGAGCATTCGGTTAAACTGTAA
- the yajC gene encoding preprotein translocase subunit YajC yields the protein MNQAVAQFAPLLLIMVVFYFLIMRPQQKKFKAHQAMLAALKVGDKVVLAAGFKGRVTKVGEQFYTVDIGQGARIEVEVERNAIAAKAE from the coding sequence ATGAATCAAGCTGTGGCTCAATTTGCCCCTTTACTGCTGATTATGGTGGTGTTTTACTTCCTGATTATGCGTCCTCAACAAAAGAAATTCAAAGCACACCAAGCTATGCTGGCTGCTTTGAAAGTAGGCGATAAAGTCGTTTTGGCTGCAGGTTTCAAAGGCCGCGTGACCAAAGTCGGCGAGCAATTCTACACTGTCGATATCGGCCAAGGTGCGAGAATCGAAGTGGAAGTGGAACGCAACGCGATTGCCGCGAAAGCCGAATAA
- a CDS encoding 2,3-butanediol dehydrogenase, translating to MKAARFYNKGDIRIEDIPEPTVAPGTVGINVAWCGICGTDLHEFMEGPIFIPPCGHPHPISGESAPVTMGHEFSGVVYAVGEGVDDIKVGQHVVVEPYIIRDDVPTGEGSNYHLSKDMNFIGLGGCGGGLSEKIAVKRRWVHPISDKIPLDQAALIEPLSVGHHAYVRSGAKEGDVALVGGAGPIGLLLAAVLKAKGIKVIITELSKARKDKAREAGVADYILDPSEVDVVEEVKKLTNGEGVDVAFECTSVNKVLDTMVEACRPTAKVVIVSIWSHPATINVHSVVMKELDVRGTIAYCNDHAETIKLVEEGKINLEPFITQRIKLDELISEGFERLIHNNESAVKIIVNPNL from the coding sequence ATGAAAGCAGCACGTTTTTACAACAAAGGCGACATCCGCATCGAAGACATTCCCGAGCCAACCGTAGCTCCGGGTACTGTCGGCATTAATGTTGCGTGGTGCGGTATCTGCGGTACCGACCTGCACGAATTCATGGAAGGCCCGATTTTCATTCCGCCTTGCGGCCATCCACACCCAATCTCCGGCGAGTCAGCCCCCGTAACCATGGGTCACGAGTTCTCCGGCGTAGTTTATGCCGTAGGCGAAGGTGTGGACGACATCAAAGTCGGCCAACACGTTGTCGTTGAACCCTACATCATCCGCGACGACGTACCGACCGGTGAAGGCAGCAACTACCACCTCTCCAAAGACATGAACTTCATCGGCTTGGGCGGCTGCGGTGGCGGCTTGTCTGAAAAAATTGCCGTTAAACGCCGTTGGGTACACCCTATTTCCGACAAAATCCCATTGGACCAAGCTGCTTTGATTGAGCCTCTGTCTGTCGGCCACCATGCTTATGTACGCAGTGGCGCAAAAGAAGGTGATGTTGCATTGGTTGGCGGCGCAGGCCCGATCGGTTTGCTGTTGGCTGCCGTACTGAAAGCCAAAGGCATCAAAGTCATCATCACCGAATTGAGCAAAGCGCGTAAAGACAAAGCACGCGAAGCCGGTGTGGCCGACTACATCCTCGACCCATCCGAAGTCGATGTCGTCGAAGAAGTGAAAAAACTGACCAACGGTGAAGGCGTGGACGTCGCATTCGAATGCACCAGCGTCAACAAAGTGCTGGACACCATGGTTGAAGCCTGCCGTCCGACTGCGAAAGTCGTCATCGTATCCATTTGGAGCCACCCCGCCACCATCAACGTCCACAGCGTTGTGATGAAAGAGCTGGACGTGCGCGGCACCATCGCCTACTGCAACGACCACGCAGAAACCATCAAATTGGTTGAAGAAGGCAAAATCAACCTTGAGCCTTTCATCACCCAACGCATCAAACTGGACGAATTGATTTCCGAAGGCTTCGAGCGCTTGATCCACAACAACGAATCCGCAGTAAAAATCATTGTCAATCCTAATCTTTAA
- a CDS encoding NADH-dependent flavin oxidoreductase encodes MNPKYAPLFQTYTLNNGVTIKNRLVVAPMTHFGSQADGLISDQERTFLSNRAGDMGMFITAATLVQKDGKAFHGQPEATGEHCLDSLKETAQILQQQGAKAILQIHHGGSKAIDELLDGLDKISASASEAEHAREATAKEVEALIASYAQAADLALRAGFDGVEIHGANTYLIQQFYSAQSNCRNDQWGGSLENRMRFPLAVIDAVVAVREKHQRDDFIIGYRFSPEEPGDDGLTMTETGALIDALVQKPLQYLHVSLWEFDKKIRRGGDTAQTRMQFIHERINGKLPLIGVGNLFTADQILAAYETGWAEFIALGKTVMINPHIATQIREGREDEIETQLDPTRDDHYGLPDTLWGFSSSGTQSWLPPVKGAEWKPIDI; translated from the coding sequence ATGAATCCAAAATACGCCCCACTCTTTCAAACATACACCCTCAATAACGGCGTAACCATCAAAAACCGCCTTGTCGTCGCCCCTATGACCCATTTCGGCTCACAAGCCGACGGTTTAATCAGCGACCAAGAGCGTACCTTCCTCAGCAACCGCGCAGGCGATATGGGCATGTTTATCACTGCCGCCACTTTGGTTCAAAAAGACGGCAAAGCCTTTCACGGCCAACCTGAAGCCACAGGCGAACACTGCCTCGACAGCCTGAAAGAAACCGCACAAATCCTGCAACAGCAAGGCGCAAAAGCGATTTTGCAAATCCATCACGGCGGTTCCAAAGCCATTGATGAACTTTTGGACGGTCTCGACAAAATCAGTGCTTCCGCCAGCGAAGCCGAACACGCACGCGAAGCGACCGCAAAAGAAGTCGAAGCACTCATCGCCTCTTATGCGCAAGCCGCCGATTTGGCGCTTCGTGCCGGTTTTGACGGCGTGGAAATCCACGGTGCCAATACCTATCTGATCCAACAGTTTTACTCTGCCCAAAGCAACTGCCGCAACGACCAATGGGGCGGCAGCTTGGAAAACAGAATGCGCTTCCCGCTGGCCGTTATCGATGCCGTGGTTGCCGTCCGTGAAAAACACCAGCGCGACGACTTCATTATCGGCTACCGCTTCTCCCCTGAAGAGCCGGGCGATGACGGCTTAACCATGACCGAGACCGGCGCACTGATTGACGCATTGGTACAAAAACCGCTGCAATATCTGCACGTTTCCCTGTGGGAATTTGATAAAAAAATCCGTCGTGGCGGCGATACCGCGCAAACCCGTATGCAGTTCATCCACGAACGCATCAACGGCAAACTGCCGCTTATCGGCGTGGGCAACCTGTTTACCGCCGACCAAATTTTGGCCGCCTATGAAACCGGCTGGGCAGAATTTATCGCATTGGGCAAAACCGTGATGATTAATCCGCACATCGCCACGCAAATCCGTGAAGGCCGCGAAGATGAAATCGAAACGCAACTCGATCCGACGCGCGACGACCATTACGGCCTCCCCGACACCTTATGGGGATTTTCCTCCAGCGGTACGCAATCATGGCTGCCGCCGGTAAAAGGCGCGGAATGGAAACCGATAGATATTTAA
- the secD gene encoding protein translocase subunit SecD has product MNRYPLWKYLLIAFTIVVAAVYSLPNLFGETPAVQVSTNRQAIVINEQTQSKVSSALQSAGIQTDGMFIVDNSLKVRFKDTETQLKARDVIENTLGEGYITALNLLADSPEWMAKIKANPMFLGLDLRGGVHFTMQVDMKAAMQKTFERYAGDIRRELRREKIRTGTVHHTENGLTVPLQDAADVQKALPQLQKMFPEATLVADGNNIVLTLSEEAINKVRSDAVKQNINTLHNRVNELGVAEPVIQQSGLDRIVVQLPGVQDTAKAKDIIGRTATLEVRMVEDDPIKLQEALNGNVPTGYELLSSGGDHPETILVNKQVELTGDNINDAQPSFDQMGAPAVSLSLDSAGGSIFGELTSANVGKRMAMVLIDQGKSEVVTAPVIRAAITGGRVEISGSMTTAEANDTSLLLRAGSLAAPMQIVEERTIGPSLGKENIEKGFNSTLWGFAAVAAFMVVYYRLMGFFSTIALSTNILFLVGILSAMQATLTLPGIAALALTLGMAIDSNVLINERIREELRGGMPPQQAINLGFQHAWATIVDSNLTSLIAGIALLVFGSGPVRGFAVVHCIGILTSMYSSVVVFRALVNLWYGRRRKLRNISIGAVWKPKAEMAEGKE; this is encoded by the coding sequence ATGAACCGTTATCCTTTATGGAAATACCTGCTGATTGCGTTCACGATTGTGGTTGCGGCTGTGTATTCGCTGCCCAACCTTTTCGGTGAAACGCCTGCCGTACAGGTATCGACCAACCGACAAGCCATCGTTATCAATGAGCAAACCCAGTCTAAAGTGTCTTCTGCGTTGCAAAGCGCAGGTATTCAGACGGACGGTATGTTCATTGTTGATAATTCGCTGAAAGTGCGTTTTAAAGATACTGAAACGCAATTGAAAGCGCGTGATGTCATCGAAAACACTTTGGGCGAAGGTTATATTACCGCGCTCAACCTTTTGGCGGACAGTCCTGAGTGGATGGCAAAAATTAAAGCCAATCCGATGTTCTTGGGTCTGGACTTGCGCGGCGGTGTGCATTTCACCATGCAGGTGGACATGAAAGCTGCGATGCAGAAAACGTTTGAACGTTACGCCGGCGACATCCGTCGCGAATTGCGTCGCGAAAAAATCCGTACCGGTACGGTGCATCATACTGAAAACGGTCTGACCGTGCCTCTGCAAGATGCTGCCGATGTACAAAAGGCCTTGCCTCAGTTGCAAAAAATGTTCCCTGAAGCCACTTTAGTTGCAGACGGCAACAATATCGTGCTGACTCTGTCTGAAGAGGCGATTAATAAAGTACGCTCTGATGCGGTTAAGCAAAACATCAACACTTTACACAATCGTGTGAACGAATTGGGTGTGGCAGAACCGGTTATCCAGCAATCCGGTCTTGACCGCATTGTTGTACAGCTGCCGGGTGTACAAGATACTGCCAAAGCAAAAGACATTATCGGTCGTACCGCGACTTTGGAAGTGCGCATGGTGGAAGACGATCCGATTAAACTGCAAGAAGCCTTAAACGGTAATGTACCGACTGGTTATGAGTTGCTGTCAAGCGGTGGTGATCATCCGGAAACTATTTTGGTCAACAAACAAGTTGAACTGACCGGCGACAATATCAACGACGCGCAACCTAGCTTTGACCAAATGGGTGCGCCTGCCGTGAGCCTGAGCTTGGACAGCGCAGGTGGCAGCATTTTTGGCGAATTGACTTCGGCCAATGTGGGTAAACGTATGGCTATGGTGTTGATCGATCAAGGTAAATCCGAAGTCGTGACCGCGCCTGTCATCCGCGCCGCCATTACCGGTGGCCGTGTAGAAATTTCCGGCAGCATGACAACTGCCGAAGCCAACGATACTTCATTGTTGCTGCGTGCCGGCTCGCTGGCTGCGCCTATGCAGATTGTCGAAGAACGTACCATCGGCCCGTCTTTGGGTAAAGAAAACATTGAAAAAGGTTTCAATTCTACCTTGTGGGGCTTTGCCGCCGTTGCCGCATTTATGGTGGTTTACTACCGTCTGATGGGTTTCTTCTCTACCATCGCTTTGAGTACCAATATTTTGTTCTTGGTAGGTATTTTGTCTGCCATGCAGGCAACGCTGACCCTGCCGGGTATTGCTGCGTTGGCATTGACATTGGGTATGGCGATTGACTCCAACGTATTGATTAACGAACGTATCCGGGAAGAATTGCGCGGAGGTATGCCACCTCAGCAGGCAATCAATCTGGGTTTCCAACATGCTTGGGCAACCATTGTCGACTCTAACTTGACCTCTCTGATTGCCGGTATTGCTTTGTTGGTATTCGGTTCCGGTCCTGTACGCGGTTTTGCCGTTGTACACTGTATCGGTATTCTGACCTCGATGTATTCGTCTGTGGTCGTGTTCCGTGCTTTGGTCAACCTGTGGTACGGCCGCCGTCGCAAATTGCGGAATATTTCCATTGGTGCGGTATGGAAGCCGAAAGCTGAAATGGCAGAAGGCAAGGAGTAA